A segment of the Ischnura elegans chromosome 13 unlocalized genomic scaffold, ioIscEleg1.1 SUPER_13_unloc_1, whole genome shotgun sequence genome:
GCAGTGCCCTGGTCTGTGATCACCCGGGAGGGAGATCCGAAGATGCTTATGATGTCCTCTAGAAATCTGCATGCCGGTTTCGCTTCCACCGTCTTTACCGCTCGCAGGATcacatattttgtaaaattgtcTACACATGCAATGATGTACTTGTTCCGCTCTGAACTTTCTGGAAAAGGTCCCAAGTGGTCCAAATGGATTGTATGAAATGGGATAGGGACCCTAGGTATGTTATGCAGTTCTCCTTGTTCTCTCCCAGCCACTTTCTTATGATATGCACACTCCACGCATGCTTTAATGTTTTTCTTGACAAATCGAGTCATTCTAGGGAACCAATAATGCTGCTTCAGGTGTCTTAGAGTCTTTCCTTCCCCAAAGTGACCCATTTCATCATGGCTTCCCCGCACAACTCTCCATCTAATTGGCTTCGGCACGACCCACAAAGCCTTCCCATCTATCCGTCGACAGACCCTTTCATTTTCATCTCATAATCGGTGTGTATTTGCTTTTCTTCCGGTGTTTTTGGCGCCCTCTGGAGTAACTCCCGTATGTTCCTCAACTCTGCGTCTTGCATCTGCATCGTAAGTAACCAGTCCTCTTGACTTATCCTCGTCGTCCAGACGCTGAGGGTTGCCACTTCAGTTTCCTTTGGTTCTCCTTCGGGTTGCCTACTGAGGGCATCTACGTGCTGCATTTGCACCCCAGGTTTGTATtgtaactcaaaatcaaattcttGTAACTTTAACCACCATCTTCCCACACGCGGGACTAAGTCTTTCTTCGTCATGGTTGCCTTGAGTACATTACAGTCGGTGAATACTTGGAAATGTTTTCCCAAGAGATAGATTCTGAATCTTTCGACCGACTCCACCACCGCGAGAGCTTCTAACTCATAGCTATGATAACGCGACTCCGCCTCACTGGTTTGTCTGCTGTAGTACGCTACTGGTTTCCACTCCGTACCTTCTTCTTGAAGCAAGATACCTGCCACGCCACATTTGCTAGCGTCGGTGTCCAACTTGTGGTTCTTCTCCGGATCATATAATACCAGGATTGGTCTGGTTATAAGTTTCCGCTTTATCTCTTCAAATGCTCTCTGCTGGTCCTCTCCCCAAACAAATTTTTCATCTTTACGCAGAAGCTTTGTTAACGGCTTCGCTATCGCTGCATAACCTTCGATGAACTTCCGAAAATATGAGGCCAGACCGCAGAATCGCCTAACCTCGTGTACTGTAGTAGGTGTTTTGAAGTCTTCTACGGCAGCTATCTTTGTCTTCCCCGGTCTGATACCCTTCGATGTAATCTCATATCCTAGGAAATCCACTCTTTTCTGAAAGAACTTGCACTTTTTTAGTCGTAGAGTTAGACCTTCTTCCCTCATTATCTGTAGAAACCGTTCTAACTTCTCGAATCCCTCTTCAATTGTTGCACTGGGGATCAAAATGTCGTCCATATAGACTAATATTTTGAGTGGCTTCATCTTTCTCTCtactatcttcatcattcttgaaAATACCGCTGGGGCATTCACTAACCCGAACGGCATTCTGTTGAATGCATACAGCCCGTCACTTGTCACGAATGCCGTCAGATGTTTTGACTCTTCCGCAACCGGTACTTGATAGTATCCGCAAGCCAGATCAAGGGTTGTGAAGTACTCATTCCCGGCAAGCTGATCAAGCTGTTCCTCGATTGGCGATACTATTGCGCGTTCCTTTTTAGTTATGGCGTTGAGACGTCTATAATCCACGCACAGCCGTTCTTCTCCTGTCTTTTTCTTGACCAACAGTACTGGACTGGCGTACTCTGACGTCGATTCCCTTATGATCCCGGCAGAGAGAAGCTCTTGCACCGCTTCATTCACCACAGCTCGTTTGGCATACGGTAAATGGTAGGGTTTACCGTCAACTGTTTCTTCCTTGGACAAATTAATTGACATCGTAATAAACTGAGTTTTTCCTACCTCGAATACACTTTCTGCGAAGCATTCCTTGAAGTCTTCAACCAGTCCTTTGAGTCTCTCCAGATCTTCTCCTCCAACACACTCGTCGCATATCACCTCGCAGGGGGCCCTGTTGTCCACTTCCTGGATCCTCCTGACATTCCCGTCCGGTCTTTCCGTCCCTTTCCCAGCACTTCCATCGCTCGTAATTTCCAATTTTCCAGTGGTCTTAACTATGGTAATCCCATCTCGGTCTAGGGCACTCCTCCCGATGATGAGGTCTTCCTCCTGCGCCTCGTCGGGTACAATCAGGATTTCCACGTCAATCTTGATTCCGTCTATTTCAAGAAGCGTTTCCTTCGTCCCTGAGGGTCTGCACACACCTCTACCAAATCCTTTCAATACCTTTGGAACCCCGTTCCGTAGGTAGGTCATTCCCAATGATTCCGCCGCCGATTCCGTTAAAGTGACGCAGTCACTTCCCAAATCTACAAATCCTGCGACTGTTTTCCCGTCGATCTTAACCCTTTTATAGTACTCGTCTTTCAGATTGGTATGGTCTTGTAGGATTCTTCGGATGTTGCGGCCCTCTTCTCGACGGGGAGTTGCCCTCGGGCACTGCCGCGCCATATGACCCTCCTTTCCACAGGAGTAGCATACCATTTTCGGTCTCTTTACACATTCTCTTGCCAAGTGACCACCTTCATTGCAATTAAAACACCTCATTTCTCTGTAGCTACCCTTTCCTGGTACTAGGCCATCCCCTCCCGTTACCGATACTGTCTCTGATGTAACCCCTCGCGGAGTTTGCTGCCGCCCCGGTTGATCTATGTTTCGTCCATCGCTAGGTCGGTTCCTCTCGCACAGGTTCTCATATCTCTTTATGCTACGTAGTAGATGTTCTATCGAAGTAAATTCGATCAATGCCAAGACTTTACTTAACTCCTTATCTCCGATGCCGCTCAAAATGTATTTTATCAGAGAGCTATCATCCACTTCCCCTTTCTTCGCAATGGTCTTCATGGTGTACACATACATCTCGTACGTCTCATTTCTCCCCTTTTGTCTTCTCATCAGCTCTAGGTGCACATCCGCCTGATCGACAGACGATGGGAACCCACACACCAACTTATCTCTGAAGTCCGCCCATGTTCTCATGTCTTCAACAATACTATCGAACCAGAACTTAGCGGCCCCACCTAGTTTCCCGACCGCCTGAGTCAATAGCATGGCATTACTCCATGAGTATGCGTCCGCAATACCCTCAACTCTTTTAACCCACTGCGCGGCCGtcatcccattcttttccgacgGGTTGAAGGTAGGTAACAACCTCTCCGCCAGATCCCTACACGACATCACTGATGCTTCACTTCTTTCCCTCCGTGAAATCATCGCTCTCTCACGATTTAAAAGTTCTCGTTCTCTCTGAACTAGCTCCAATTCCCTCCTCAACAACTCTCTTTCTCGCGAATTTTCTCCACGCCTTTCCACCACTTGTCTGTCTTCGTCAAAACGCATTTCAGCTACTCCCCCCGTAATAATCCCTAAATCTGTTCCAACGCCACCGAAACCGCTCTCCACCTTCACTTCTCGTAAATCATCACATAAATGCCAGCCACCATCGGTCCTCTCTCCTTGATCTGCCATTGCGGAGCCGCTCCTCGCCGCGCGTATCGTCAAGGTCACCCTCCCTACCCGCTGACGCTTCTCTTGGCGGGAAACTGTCAGACACGTGCTCTTCGCGGGAACAATTCAACAGCCCTCGTAGCACCACAACTAACCTTGTCTGTGATGGGTTCACTCGTGTCGTTGGAAATGTACTCACGGTCCCGAAAACGTCACTTTGGACCACCGATAACAATCACGTCCTCGGAGTCGCCGTGAAAGGGTGCCGTTGAAGATTCCAATCCAGGTGTCCTTTTCTCAAGCGTCTGATGTGGTGCAGCTTCAGTGTTGCTTCGTCTCGACCTCCGTTCTGATCCCACTTCTGATTTGTTACGAAATGACACCCAGAAACACTTTTTCACCCATTTAATATTCAGACTTCCTTTTTACATCCGTCCACCAGCTCACTCTGTCTCTCACTGCCCTTCCCCTCTTCCCGCCCCCCCGTCACCGTCATTCCCCTCGTGTCCACAGtcactcccctccttcccctccatcacaatccttccccctccatccactggtcactcccctccttcccctccatcacaGTCTTTCCCCTCCAGTCCGTTTGTCACTCCCTTCTCTCCCCCCATCACCTTACGAGCCATTCCACGGGTCACGCGGCGGCCAACATTTCCGCGTAacacatatgtatctgcaggccctcgtacatgaattatacatattgattttctgatccacatccacttaatatcaatatggatcaaacggatgaataaatataaggaaaccagaacatacagataataaaacatttattcaaagagaaaataaaagaatacacacaaataacaagtgtggccatgaatactGTTAACAAGCGTTAAGGGCCAGCAAAGaggaggtgaaacttagttttaaaaaatggcacaaagataaatcaagtacaaacaatggtttgagttggaaaatagaaaaaaatgttagcacggaacaagcgttgtaacccattgcacaagatgaaacctgaattcaggaaaccaactctgcaccattagccacttcctgaaaggagaaaagaagaagtcaagtttaaaagtcatgcaaaaatatatctttttgtaagatcttaataggagctcaaggcctttcaattttaatttttttcaattcatataggcagtcagtattctgtgaagtccgtaattttagtactaattctgtattctgaatgcaaatgaaagtttggtttctctgctagattccagacataagttttaagaCATTCCAGACATAAGTAAGACATAAGTTtaagcctttctcttaagaagaatgagaaatatgagaaaagatcatatgactacttttaaataaattaactaggaaaaagtgtatccatAGGTAAGCTTATTTaatacatgatactaatatattagtaccatggtttagtagcggatgattcgcacagaaaaaatttaaacttgtgatatcaaattttcaaacaaataaatttcatacaaccgataatttcaggtttaacttaaccctttcgagaccgcggagttttcgtcttagcttgactgctgtaccgagccccaagagactcttctttctcgtggtacggagcatttttggagggcattcgttaagaagggtctcgctgaacctttttcgacccctccacggtgggactccgcattatctcggactccgagagtagttgtgctccctcctttccgggtttacgaccatacctgcggcattggttcgcggtcaacttatgtattgcttatatgtatttagcaaatggataattgttgcttgcacgtaaattacaggcATTGAATacaattcctcatttttatctgagcattgtcaaattttaaacgaagttctaaggccattatcaaagcatttaacgcagcaacaatttccatgttgatgtttatacataactcgagatataagttaatatttgtcgtagaatttcgtttaaaaattctaaacgctgctcaaaagacaaacaattcaattcttagtttatatttcttgagaaatgaacaaatatttatttccaaaattgacTATATacacaattgtatgaccgctgtcccttaccgctgagaggggttataaaagacgaaaggtccgggtacctgctcccggattcggagggttaatccttaaccccgaagcgttgggtcccgagacaaaggcgacctaaacccacgaccgtcctgaaagggggagagctagaaaacgtatatatacgggtttcgttttcttgaccgggaaaatctcacacttACATATACGTCCGTGGTCTCCCGgatcaggaaacgtccacacgtatatatacgtgtacggtagggaaaaggttaaagaaacctctccattatgtataaaaaaaattttcccctcaaacCTAACCTCGGTAACAATTCCAcatggtcttctggctttgcttggTCGTTTTTttcgtaatccattctcctcttgtccaggccaagctatttacatcgtcgcctcctgggtatgcgcgaaagagcatgaaaagaaaattataattaattaattaggcccgtacgcacctttttctgacatataatgacaaactttcgcatgaaaattacgtatttatcttgtgttagtaataatgacgaaatgcaccttgattgactgcatttcaagatgaaagaaatattacattttgctttaagggaaccgatattacacgaccaatacttcttgttcgttaaataattagaagtagtgggcaaaacggctcggaacctcgaggaatctattagtcacaaggctacgctgataagtctacggtcaaagatgttatgactaatgcataggataactaggaatgcaagaactacaatacagtaggttgtggtaataaatgGCGATAAaccaacttacacgtgaacgaaaacattcctttaaacaattttttctgctcttaattaagagaagaaaaaaatgtaacttcagccgcgaagcacggaattactatacgacgcgcaatctattaatttatacgtacaagattgacataactatgttttaccatataacttcaatggaggtcagtctcctcgatacataactcaacaaaaaaggaaaacaatagccaaacataaacaaaatagttacctctattggcgcaatgtggtcaacacattgcgccaatagttgtatccaaatatactcaaataacataattaatgtagtctatgtaggcgtacaatataataaaagataaatcataccttaccttaattatccagtgaaaggaaactgttggagctggcttgcacgaatcgcaataacgtgcgggattgaagcacatttccagcaaaacatagcttcgggttgaccacaccatccacacgcaccggttatcgaggattaaaacactatgtcaattctgccaatacgtaaaataatacaaacaaatataaaattaactatacatcaggaGCTAATTAAGTACGGATTTCCTTTTGgttattagcgtagatgccggagttcctcctacagcacgttctcgtagtctcgaacgaaatgccgaggttaactgtcaacgagattataactgtatcactcccactcactttcCTAGCGACAGTGGAGCCgcggaattgaaaatttaatttttttgtttaaacagtaacattaaaatattgttaaaaaaattaaacttcgcttttacttttgctctgtgcaagtactatgttttgtatttttcatgtattgtgaaccatttttccatgtgtatatttcgcggatggaaactgaattttacatatgaaatacgtctgtatttcgcgtgcatttacaaattaacataaatggccGCCATATTTACAACCCTTgttcacatcgaccagtatatgattcatttttaagctttccgggtataaattcgaatggatgaattatcattaaattaaggaaatctggcgtttgatgtgaatatattatttcgggaaaaaatgtttatgaacatttcgcaagacgccacgaaaatc
Coding sequences within it:
- the LOC124172512 gene encoding uncharacterized protein LOC124172512; the encoded protein is MADQGERTDGGWHLCDDLREVKVESGFGGVGTDLGIITGGVAEMRFDEDRQVVERRGENSRERELLRRELELVQRERELLNRERAMISRRERSEASVMSCRDLAERLLPTFNPSEKNGMTAAQWVKRVEGIADAYSWSNAMLLTQAVGKLGGAAKFWFDSIVEDMRTWADFRDKLVCGFPSSVDQADVHLELMRRQKGRNETYEMYVYTMKTIAKKGEVDDSSLIKYILSGIGDKELSKVLALIEFTSIEHLLRSIKRYENLCERNRPSDGRNIDQPGRQQTPRGVTSETVSVTGGDGLVPGKGSYREMRCFNCNEGGHLARECVKRPKMVCYSCGKEGHMARQCPRATPRREEGRNIRRILQDHTNLKDEYYKRVKIDGKTVAGFVDLGSDCVTLTESAAESLGMTYLRNGVPKVLKGFGRGVCRPSGTKETLLEIDGIKIDVEILIVPDEAQEEDLIIGRSALDRDGITIVKTTGKLEITSDGSAGKGTERPDGNVRRIQEVDNRAPCEVICDECVGGEDLERLKGLVEDFKECFAESVFEVGKTQFITMSINLSKEETVDGKPYHLPYAKRAVVNEAVQELLSAGIIRESTSEYASPVLLVKKKTGEERLCVDYRRLNAITKKERAIVSPIEEQLDQLAGNEYFTTLDLACGYYQVPVAEESKHLTAFVTSDGLYAFNRMPFGLVNAPAVFSRMMKIVERKMKPLKILVYMDDILIPSATIEEGFEKLERFLQIMREEGLTLRLKKCKFFQKRVDFLGYEITSKGIRPGKTKIAAVEDFKTPTTVHEVRRFCGLASYFRKFIEGYAAIAKPLTKLLRKDEKFVWGEDQQRAFEEIKRKLITRPILVLYDPEKNHKLDTDASKCGVAGILLQEEGTEWKPVAYYSRQTSEAESRYHSYELEALAVVESVERFRIYLLGKHFQVFTDCNVLKATMTKKDLVPRVGRWWLKLQEFDFELQYKPGVQMQHVDALSRQPEGEPKETEVATLSVWTTRISQEDWLLTMQMQDAELRNIRELLQRAPKTPEEKQIHTDYEMKMKGSVDG